In Candidatus Caccoplasma merdavium, the sequence GCGTTGATGCCATACTCTCGGTAGTCCCCTACTACAACAAACCCTCGCAGGAGGGCATCTATCAGCACTACAAAGCCATCGCGCAAGCCACCAAACTGCCGGTCATTCTTTACAATGTGCCCGGCCGCACCGGCGTGAACATGACCGCCGGGACCACCTTGCGCCTTGCCCGCGATTTTGATAATATCGTCGCCATCAAAGAAGCCTCGGGCAACATCACCCAGATGGACGACATCATCAAAAACAAACCGGCCGATTTCATGGTCATCTCGGGCGACGACGGCATCACTTTCCCCCTTATAACCTTGGGAGCGGTGGGCGTCATTTCGGTAATAGGAAATGCCTTCCCCCGAGAGTTCAGCCGCATGGTGCGTCTGGCGCTCAATGGCGACTATGCGTCGGCACTGACGATACATCACCGTTTCACCGAGCTGTTCAGCCTGCTTTTTGTCGACGGCAATCCGGCCGGAGTGAAATGCCTCCTCCATGCCATGGGGTACATACAGAACCAGTTGCGCCTGCCCTTGGTGCCCACACGCATTACGACCTACGAAAAAATACGCGACGTGTTGCAGAAACTCAACATTGTTTGCTGACGCTGTGAACAATACTCCTTTCCCGACGTTATAATCCTAAAACCGTACAACTATGATACAACGATTGCAATCCGTATATCTCTTTCTTGTTGCCGCTCTCGTGGCAACCTGCATGTTTATGCCCCTCACGACCATCGTAACCCCCGAAGACACGGTAATACTCTCGTCGCTGGGAGCCTATACCCCCGCTCCCGAATCGAAACTCCTCTTCGAGATGTGGCCCCTTACCATCGTTGCCGCACTCGCGGCACTGTTGGCTCTGATCAACATATTCCTTTTCCGCAACCGTCCTTTGCAGATGCGGGTATGTCACTTTACGACCTTGTTGCTTGTCGCTTTCTATGTGATAGTGGGCATTTACATCTATGACCTCTACATTGCGCTCAACGGCGAAAGTTTGCAGTTGCAGGCCGCCCTCTCCATGCCGGTGGTGGCACTCGTGCTCAATTACATTGCCTACCGCCGCATACGGGCCGACGAACGTCTTGTGCGTTCGGCCGACCGCCTGCGTTAACCTCTTGCAAAGCTTCGTACAGCAAAAGCGCCGCACAGACCACTGTGCGGCGTTTTGTATTTCATGGGTAGGGTCGGGGAGGTTGCCTATTCATGCAGTCGTTTCTCGACGTAGGCAAACAGTTTCAGACGGTCGTCGGGCGTGAACCACACGATGGTGTCGTCGCGCCGGAACCACGTCATCTGTTTGCGGGCGTAGACCCGCGTGTTGCGTTTTATCTTCTCGACAGCCGCGGGCAGGTCGTAGGTGCCGTCGAAGTAGGCAAACATCTCTTTGTATCCTACCGTGTTGAGCGCATTGAGGTGGCGGTAGGGGTAGAGCTTGCGGGCTTCGGCTTCGAGCCCGTCGCGCATCATGGCGTCGACCCGGCTGTTGATGCGCTCGTAGAGCTCCGCCCGTGGGCGGGTGAGTCCTATCTTCACGATGTCGAACGGACGCTCTTTTTTCGTCTCTGTACGCAGCGAGGAGTAGGGTTGCCCGGTCATGCGGCATATCTCCACGGCATGAATCACCCGTTTGGGATTCCGTCGGTCGACCTTCTCGTAGAAGTCGGGGTCGAGCCGCAACAACTCTTCGAGCAGAACGTCGAGACCGGCCTCTTCGTAGCGCGTCACGACGGCACGGCGCACCTCGTCGCTGATGGTGGGTATCTCGTCGATGCCGTTGCACACGGCATCGATATACATCATCGAGCCGCCGGTGAGCAGCAGGGTGTCGTGGCGGGTAAACAGTTGCTCGATGAGAGCCAAGGCATCGGCCTCGTATTGGGCGGCACTGTAATAGTCGGTGAGGGAAAGTGTGCCGATAAAATGGTGCGGCACACGAGCCAGTTGTTCCCGGGTGGGGGCTGCCGTCGCCACGACCATGTCGCGATAGAGCTGCCGGCTGTCGGCCGAGATGATGGGGCAACCCAGCCGTTCGGCCAGTTGCAGGCTCAACTCGGTTTTCCCCACGGCCGTGGGGCCTAAAAGTACGACGAGTTTTTTTCTCATGGGCAACAACGGTAGGGGAGAATAAAGACGGGAGGCCGACACGACGGCGGCCTCCCGGAATAAGTGTCACATTATTTCTCGGCCACGAGGCGGGCTATTTCCACAATCACGTCGCGGGCTTTTACCATCGATGCGATGGGCACGAACTCATAGCGGCCGTGGAAGTTGAGACCGCCAGCAAAGATGTTGGGGCAGGGGAGCCCTTCGAACGAGAGACGGGCGCCGTCGGTGCCGCCACGCACGGGAACCACCACGGGGGTTACGCCCACGTTTTTCATGGCCTCTTCGGCAAGGTCGACAATGTGCATGACCGGCTCTATCTTCTCGCGCATGTTGTAGTATTGGTCTTTGATTTCGAGGCTGGCACAGTCGGGGAACTCCCGGTTGATTTTCCGCACGAGGTGCTCAAACTCCTTCTTGCGGCGCTCGAAGCGGTCGCGGTCGTGGTCGCGGATAATGTAGCTGAGCGTGGTCTCCTCGACGCTGCCTTCGCACGAAATGAGGTGGTAGAAGCCTTCATAACCCTCGGTGTGTTCGGGAGTTTCCCAGCGGGGGAGCATGATGGCGTATTGTATGGCGACACGCAGTGAGTTGATCATCTTGTGCTTGGCGTAGCCCGGGTGCACGTTGCGTCCCTTGAAGGTGATGCGAGCCACGGCGGCGTTGAAGTTCTCATATTCGAGCTCGCCGATTTCACCCCCGTCCATCGTGTAGGCCCAGTCGGCGCCAAACCGTTTCACGTCGAAGTGGTCGGCTCCTTGACCGATTTCTTCGTCGGGGGTGAATCCGATGCGTATCTTGCCATGCTTGATTTCGGGGTGGGAGAGGAGGTACTCCATGGCCGATACGATTTCGGCCACGCCGGCTTTGTCGTCGGCACCCAGCAATGTCTTGCCATCGGTGACGATGAGGTCTTGACCGATGTAGTGCAGCAACTCGGGAAACTCGTCGGGGCGCAGTGCCACATTGTCTTCGGCGCAGAGCACGATTTCTTTGCCGTCGTAGTTCTCGACGATGCGAGGCGAAACTTTGCGGCCCGAGCAGTCGGGACTGGTGTCGAGGTGGGCGATGAATCCCACCGTGGGCAATTCCTTGTCGCTGTTCGAGGGCAGGGTGGCCATTAAGTATCCGTTATCGTCGAGCGATATATCGGAGAGACCTATGCGCTGCAACTCCTTTTCCAGTTCTTTGGCAAAAAACATCTGTCCCGGAGTGCTGGGCGTCATATGGGTCAATTCGTCCGATTGTGTATCGAAACTTACATAGTGCAGAAAACGTTTGACGAGATTTTCCATTGTAAAGCGGTTTTATGAAGGTATAAATTCGGTTGATGTCGGGAGTCGGGTAGACTTTCGATTCGGCCGTTTTTCACCTTAGCGGCAGGGGAAACGACCTTTCTGTCGAAACATCAAACAAAGATACGGAAAAATATGTAAATTTGCGTCACCAAACCGGTAAAAACAAATGTCAGGCAATCGCAAGAAACGGAAAAATACGCCCAAACGGGCGTGGAAGTCTTTGCTGTGGGGCGTTCTTTTCTTCCTGCTGATAATGTGGGGGGCCTATTATTTCACGACCCCCATCGATACTATGCTTGGCACTCCCTCTTCGACGACGCGAAACTGGTTGGAGGCTCGCATTGCCTCCATAATGCCCCGTAAGCACACTCGACCCGATGCCGTGCATCGTCGTGTGGTGCATTACGATGATTTGGAGATTCCGGCTCCCTTTGCCGATGGGCGTCCCGACAGGCTTTGTACCTATGCCGGCTATACGCTCTCGTACAACAGCGAATGGCGCCTGCCCAACTGGGTCGCCTATGAATTGCTGCGCAGCGAACTGAAAGCGCAGGTGTCACGTCGCGACGACTTCCGCCCCGACGAGTCCCTGCCCCTCGACGAGCAGGCCGGTCTGGCCGATTACCGCCGCAGCGGTTTCGACCGCGGACACATGGCGCCTGCCGCCGACATGCGGTGGAGCGCCGAGGCCATGTCGCACTCGTTCTACCTCACCAACATCTGCCCGCAGACACCGGGCCTCAATCAAGGCGACTGGAAACGCCTCGAAGACAAAATCCGTGATTGGGCTCGTGAAGATAGCGCCATCGTCATCGTGTGCGGCCCCCTTGTCGCGCCCGGCGATACCACGATAGGTTCCCACAAGGTAAAAGTCCCTTCGGCCTATTACAAGGTGGTGCTCTCGCCCTATGCCGACCCGCCAAGGGGCATAGGCTTCATTTTCGAAAACATACCCGGTCGTCAACGACGGCCGCTCGACAGTTATGCCGTGACCATCGACAGTGTCGAGAACCGGGTCCGAATCGATTTCTTTCCCGAGCTCCCCGACGAGATAGAACAATATATTGAATCGCAATATGACACCCAATACTGGAACTTCTGACCTTCGCACCCCCTATATGCCCGAAGACACGATATGCGCCGTCTCTACACCGCCCGGAGTAGGGGGCATCGCCGTCATTCGCGTCAGCGGCGACAAGGCCATAACCATCGTCGATAAGTTGTTTCACCCCAAAGGACACGCAACACCGCTGTCGCAACGAGCCACCCATACG encodes:
- the miaA gene encoding tRNA (adenosine(37)-N6)-dimethylallyltransferase MiaA, whose translation is MRKKLVVLLGPTAVGKTELSLQLAERLGCPIISADSRQLYRDMVVATAAPTREQLARVPHHFIGTLSLTDYYSAAQYEADALALIEQLFTRHDTLLLTGGSMMYIDAVCNGIDEIPTISDEVRRAVVTRYEEAGLDVLLEELLRLDPDFYEKVDRRNPKRVIHAVEICRMTGQPYSSLRTETKKERPFDIVKIGLTRPRAELYERINSRVDAMMRDGLEAEARKLYPYRHLNALNTVGYKEMFAYFDGTYDLPAAVEKIKRNTRVYARKQMTWFRRDDTIVWFTPDDRLKLFAYVEKRLHE
- a CDS encoding DNA/RNA non-specific endonuclease, translating into MSGNRKKRKNTPKRAWKSLLWGVLFFLLIMWGAYYFTTPIDTMLGTPSSTTRNWLEARIASIMPRKHTRPDAVHRRVVHYDDLEIPAPFADGRPDRLCTYAGYTLSYNSEWRLPNWVAYELLRSELKAQVSRRDDFRPDESLPLDEQAGLADYRRSGFDRGHMAPAADMRWSAEAMSHSFYLTNICPQTPGLNQGDWKRLEDKIRDWAREDSAIVIVCGPLVAPGDTTIGSHKVKVPSAYYKVVLSPYADPPRGIGFIFENIPGRQRRPLDSYAVTIDSVENRVRIDFFPELPDEIEQYIESQYDTQYWNF
- a CDS encoding DUF4293 domain-containing protein; the encoded protein is MIQRLQSVYLFLVAALVATCMFMPLTTIVTPEDTVILSSLGAYTPAPESKLLFEMWPLTIVAALAALLALINIFLFRNRPLQMRVCHFTTLLLVAFYVIVGIYIYDLYIALNGESLQLQAALSMPVVALVLNYIAYRRIRADERLVRSADRLR
- the pepT gene encoding peptidase T, with protein sequence MENLVKRFLHYVSFDTQSDELTHMTPSTPGQMFFAKELEKELQRIGLSDISLDDNGYLMATLPSNSDKELPTVGFIAHLDTSPDCSGRKVSPRIVENYDGKEIVLCAEDNVALRPDEFPELLHYIGQDLIVTDGKTLLGADDKAGVAEIVSAMEYLLSHPEIKHGKIRIGFTPDEEIGQGADHFDVKRFGADWAYTMDGGEIGELEYENFNAAVARITFKGRNVHPGYAKHKMINSLRVAIQYAIMLPRWETPEHTEGYEGFYHLISCEGSVEETTLSYIIRDHDRDRFERRKKEFEHLVRKINREFPDCASLEIKDQYYNMREKIEPVMHIVDLAEEAMKNVGVTPVVVPVRGGTDGARLSFEGLPCPNIFAGGLNFHGRYEFVPIASMVKARDVIVEIARLVAEK
- a CDS encoding 4-hydroxy-tetrahydrodipicolinate synthase, translating into MAQINLRGMGVALITPFNEDETIDFPALARLVEYQIQNGIDYLVVLGTTAETPTLTEEEKARVRSFVIEKVAGRVPIVMGLGGNNTRAIVDSLKTQNFDGVDAILSVVPYYNKPSQEGIYQHYKAIAQATKLPVILYNVPGRTGVNMTAGTTLRLARDFDNIVAIKEASGNITQMDDIIKNKPADFMVISGDDGITFPLITLGAVGVISVIGNAFPREFSRMVRLALNGDYASALTIHHRFTELFSLLFVDGNPAGVKCLLHAMGYIQNQLRLPLVPTRITTYEKIRDVLQKLNIVC